The sequence CCCGCCGGGCGGAGAGGCGAAAGCGAATTCACTGCGAGCCATCAGCGCGACCGGTAGTCGCGTGCCGGACGACGTTCGGCGGGGAGCTCGGCCTCGGACACGCCTCGGGCGTCGGTACTCTCGAGAAACGCCTCGAGGGCGGCCTCGAGACGGAGGGGCGTATCGTAGGTGCCGGCCGCAATGCGGCGACGGATCTCGGCCAGGCGGGCGTCACGCGGTGATTTCTGCTCGTGCGACATCGATCTCATGCTCGTTCTGTTCCGTGCGGGCCAAGACTGCCCGCGGGCTTACAGATCGAGTTTGGCTCGGCGCACCGCCGCCGTCAAACGAAAGGCTACTGGGGGTGCAATCGCGAGATGAACTGGCATCCCACGATTAACTGGCGCCGCCGTTGGAAGTAGCCCGAACTCACGCGCACAACCCGCGCGGCAATGACGACCTGTTGAAGCGGTGCATTCCCCAACCTGAGTGCGACCAACTCCGAGGCGGGCATCTCGGTGGCAAAGAAGGAGATCCCCGTTCTGGACAAATCTCGGCCGTAGACCGGCACGAATTCTTCCTGTTGGGGATAGAGCTCGCCGTCGTAGGGGGCGATCGCCAACGGCGCCGGATAGGCCGCACGAGGCGCGCAGCGCTTGTCGCTGAGTTTGCTGCGCTGACCGCCAATGAAACGCTCGAGGATCGCCCCGAGTTCCTGGCCTTGTTCGCGCTCAACCGCTTCCATCCGACTGTCTCTCGTGCGATCGAAGAGGTTCTCGCGCACTCCACACCAAACGTACCTTACACCCCGCTGGGGTGGACAGCCGCACGGCATTTTTGCGCATGTGTGCCAAGCGGACGTAAGTGCCGTGGCGAACGCCACGCTCCGCGCAGGGACAACCTATACTTGCCGCGCCCTGTTTTCTCGAGCCGGAGATTGCGCCGTGAAATCGTTGCCATCGTCAGAATCGAAAACCCGTGCGGCAGGCCCGAAATCGCGCACGACCAAGCCGGCCGCACGCGGCAAGCAACCCGGTCAGCCGGCCAAAACCAAGCGCGCGACGAGGCGGTCGCAGACGCCGCTCGACGATGCCGCCACCTTACCCAGCATCGCCCCGACGGAAGTGAAGGCACCGGCGACGGGCAGCATCTGGGTCGGCGGACTCGATGCGACCGAATTGACGCTCGTGGAAGAGATCTCGCGCGTGCTGGGGGACGACGCCTTGCGCAAGCTGGGCATGTTTCGACTGCCGGCCGGCTTCAAGCTCTCGGTCTGCATGCCCGTCTACAACGAAGCTCAGACGATTCGCGAGATCGTGGCCCGGGTGCGCAGCGTGCCGATTCCGAAAGAAATCATTCTGGTCGACGACGGCAGCACCGACGGCACGCGCGAAGTGCTCGCCGAAATGATCGGTCAGCCCGACCTGGTAATCCGCTTTCACGACGAGAATCGGGGCAAAGGCGCCGCGCTGCGGACCGCCATCGCCGAATCGACGGGGGACGTCGTGCTGATTCAGGATGCCGATCTCGAATACGATCCGCGGGAGTATCCGCAACTGGTCGAGCCGATTCTCGACGGACGGGCCGACGTCGTCTATGGGTCGCGGTTCATCGGCAGCGGCAGCCGCATTCAGTCGTTCCGTCATCGATTGATCAATGCGTCGTTGACGCTGCTGTCGAACGTGACGACCAATTTGAATCTCACCGACATGGAGACCTGCTACAAGGTGTTCCGCCGCGACGTGCTCGGAGACATCTCGATCGCGCAAGACCGCTTTGGCGTCGAGCCGGAGCTGACGGCGAAGATCGCCCGGCGACGCTGCCGCATCTACGAAGTGCCGATCAGCTACGCCCCGCGCGGCTATGCCGAAGGCAAGAAGATCGGCCTGCGCGACTTCTTCAATGCCGTCTGGTGTACGATCCGCTATGCCATCGCCGACTGACACGTTGTCGACTGAACCGATCACGGCGGAGAGCGATCCCACGACACGGTTGCGGGAACGTGCCGCCCCACGCGATGTCTTGCGACGCGGCGGAACACCGCTTTCCAGCGATGTACGTGGGGCGCTGATCGCGGGTGCTCTGGCAGTATTCACTCTCGCGCTGTTGCAACTCTCTCGCCTGACGTTCGTCGACCCCGACGTCTGGCACGAGATGGCCCTGGCCCGCCAGGCCCTGCAACTGGGGGCGATACCGCTGGCGGATTCCTTCGCCTATACCCCCACGGTCTACCCGATCGTGCATCACGAGTGGGGGACCGGCTTTGTCCTGTACGGCGCGACGGCCCTGGCAGGAGGCGCCGGGCTCATGGCACTGAAATACGCGTTGATCGCGGTGACCGCCTGTTTCTGCGTCACGACCGCGCGGCAGCGTCAGGCAAGCTGGACGACGATCGTCTCGCTCGCGCCGTTGGCCGTTTTGCTACTGGCGATTGGCATGACGACCGTCCGCGCGCAGCTCTTCACGCTCGCGGCCCTGGCGATCCAGCTTTCTTTGCTCGAGCAAGACCGGCGCGGAGCACGCCGTTGGATGCTTGGCTGGCTGCCCCTGTATGTGGTGTGGCTGAACCTGCATGCCGGCTTCATCGTCGGCGCGGCCTTGTTCACCTGTTACGTACTCGAACAAGCGTGGCGCCGGCAGCCGGTGCTGCACCTGGTGGCCTGCCTGGGGGCGATGGCGCTGCTCATCGTCGTGAATCCCTACGGCGCCTACTATTACCCCTACTTGCTGCACGGCATCCTGCTCGATCGACCGTTGATTAGCGAATGGGCTCCGCTGTGGCAAACCGGCGGCTCGACGTTCGCCTTGTTCCTCGTTTCGCTGGCGCTGGTGCTCTACACCGCGTGCGTGGCCGGCCCGCGTCGTCTCGTGGGTTTGCTGCTCGTGGCCGTGGCGGCGTACGCGGCATTGCGGCACACGCGGCACGTGTCGCTGTACGCGGTCGTGTGGTTTGCCTACGCGCCGTCGTTCGTTGACGCCACATCGCTCGGCGCGACGCTGGCCACCCTCTGGCAACGCCGCGCCAAGTCGATGGCGCTGGGGGGCGCGTTGATGGCCGGCGTGTGCGGTACGCAGGCCCTGGCTGGCCGTCCTTGGGAGGCCACGCTCCCCGCCGACCATGCCGCGCTGGTGGCAGGTCAGCCGGTGTATCCCCTTGGCGCGGTCGACTATCTCGCGGCACAGCGTTTTCACGGCCACGTCATGGTCCCCTTTGTCGAAGGGGGCTACGTGATGTGGAAGCTGGGCCCCGAGACGAAGGTCAGCCTCGACGGTCGCTACGAGGTGAGCTACCAGCCGGGCGTGCTGGAAGAAAACGTCGCCTTCTACCGCGCGCAGCCTGGCTGGCGCAAAACGCTCGCGAAATACTCTACCGACATTGTGCTTGTGCCGCGGCATTCCCCGCTGGCCGCCGCCATGCCCGAGGCGACAGGGTGGCATCGCGTCTATCGCGACGAGATCTACGAACTCTATGCGCGGCCGGGCCTGCCACTCACCCCGATCGACAGGCGGGGCGAATCGTTCACCGGCGCGATTCCGTAAGCGTTTTCTCCGTTGCGGTAACAAACGCTTTTGCTTCTCGCTTGGCAGGGTAAGGCCGGATGAACCGGCCCCGCGCATCGCCGGCGCCTTCCGCAATCGTCTTTCCCGATCGCGGGCCCTCCTCCCCCCTCTTTAGCGCGAAGGAATCGAACGATGCCCGCAATCTTTACCCAACTGTGCCGCTTGTCGATCTCTCTTCTGCTTGGCACCCTCGCGACCAGCGTCGGCGCCACGGATCTCCCCACCGGTCAGATCGACGATACCAGACCCGATCTGAGGGTCGTCGAAGTGCGTCTGGTCGACGCGGGGAATGCGGCGCAAAACCTTGGCCCCTGCTACCGGATCACCGTCCGCAACGACTCGACGGTGGCGGCCAGCGGGTTCGATGTTTCGCTGGTGGCGGGCATCGATTTCGAGAATGCCGAGGAAATCGCCGCGGAGAGTGGGCGGCTCGAACAACTCGCCGGCGGTGAAACCCGATCCATCGATGTGCGACTGCCGGCCGAGGTGTTTCACCTGCGTCGCGGGGCTCCTTCGGACGAAGGCGCCTACCGATTGCTCCTGGTGGTGGTCGATGCAGGGAACGAAATCGAGGACTCCCACGTCCATAACAACAGAACGGCCCTCGACCGTGCCGAAGTTCGCCCGGTCGATTGGCAGTTGATCAGTCAGGCCCGTGGTGCGGTCTCTGGCGAGGCGGGGCAGAGCGGGTCGTAGGGCGGCCCTCGATAGAAGGCCTGCTAACCGGCGGGAAGCTGCGTTTCGTCTTCGCTTTTCGAGCCGGGATAAACGTCTCCGAACACGCGGTGGACTCTCCAGCCGGCCCGCTCCGATCGATGCGATTCCCGCACATCGATCAAACGCACGAAGAACGTGCGTCGCGTCCCGCGGTCGTCGTACGTCACGGCGTACAGCAAGGCTGCCGCAGCGGCATCGCCGTTCGTATATAGCGATTCGACTTCGTACAGCCGAGCCGTGGCCTGCGGCCCCAGGGCCAACAGCGTGTGGACGGCCGGCTCCGCCACAAAGGCGCGCACGCCTTCCTTACGCGCTGGATCGGCACGGTACGAATCGTACATCGTCTCGTCGGGAGGCATGCGAATGTTCTTCGCCACCGTGAGCTGATGCGCTTCGATTGCCCGGCCATCGAGCAGCATCCGCATGAACTGATCGCCAAAGCGGATCGCTTCTGTCTCCATCTGGTAACGCCAGAGGAAGATCCGGGTGGGCGTGGCGATGGCGAAGACCAAGGCGAACCAGATACCGGCGAGCGCCGCCCAACGCCCCGTATAGGCCGGCCAGTAGTAGCTGATCTGGCGCAGGGCCACTGCCCCACTCACCAGCGTCAGCACGGGCAAGATTGCCAGGATGGGATGGACCAGCACCAGCGCCGAGGCCAACCCCAGGATCAACGTGAGGACCGCCCAATGGTTGATGGCGCGGTATCCCTCGGCTTCGCCAGTCAGCTCAGCGACTTCCGAGACTTCGAGCGAATCACCAGACATGCGCCACCGGCCGGCAAACCGGCACCCCTGTTGTCGAAAAGCCAGGATGGCGCGACGCTACCGCATTGCAACCTGGGTTGTCAACGTGCCGAGGCCGGAACTCGCCGGGTCTGCGTTTGGATGTAGCGCACGGCATCTGCCAGGGTGCGCATCTGCTTGAGGGCCTCTTCGTCGGGCACTTGGACATCGAAGTAAGCTTCAACCTCCATGACCAGCTCGACCAGATCGAGCGAATCGGCCCCCAGCTCATGCTCGAGATCGGCCTCGAGCGTGATGGCCGCAGCCGGCACTTCCAGCAGCTCCGACAGTTGCTGGCGGCACCAGACGAGCAGTTCCTGGCACCCGGCGCAAGCGGAACCTTCGGTCGCCGAGGAACCTTCACCGCCACAAATGGAACAGCGTTCTGCACGGAGATCGGAATCAAGCATCGTAAAGACCCTCCTGGTCGAACAGGATCGGACGTCATTCCGACCCCTGCTCGGTCAATCAAGCGACCGTAACCAAGAAATAAAAAAAGTCACAGACGGATCGTGGTCGAGTTGTGCGCGAGGCAGCCGAGGGCAAGCGACCGTAACCAAGAAAAAAAAGCGTCACAGACGGCAAAAGTTCAGGAGCGGACGACCATCGGAACGGGGGCCGGCAATGTGGGTCTATCGCCAACGCCGCATTCGTATCGAATAGGCGACGGTGCTCCCTCACTCTCGCCGTCTGTGACAGGCTGGGTAGTCTAGGGCGGGACAGTTCCGAACGTCGACGCGCTGAAGCAAGCCACCGCAGCGCCGAGAATCCGAATCTGCTCCCTGCTTTATATGCAAAGACTGGGCCAACTGACTAAAGCTCGCCAGTTTTTATCGCAATACGTTGCCAAAAAGCACCGCCGCAGATCTATAAGAGACACAAACCACCTGATACAAATCAGTTGCGGAAATCGAACACTGATGCCTCCGCATTCGACACAGCTTTGGAATGATATGCGGCCGCTTGCATTCAAGCCAGAAATTGGTAGGAATAACGGCGCTGGCAGGACAAAACGTCGATATTTCGGCGCCGAAGGATCGATTCAGCGCCCCTACCGTGACCCGAATCATGCGATTTCGACGCCGACACGTTCTGTACTTTGCCACGGCCTTTGCCGTGCTCTATTCGCTGGGCGTACTCTACCGCGTCCAGACCAGCTACGACGTTGGCGTTCAGTGCTTGATTGCGAACGACTCTGAACTGGGCCCAAAGGTCCGCCGGGTCGAGCTCAGCGGCGCCGATTATGTGGGCGAGCAGCCCCGGGCAGATGATTTGCTTGTTGGCCTGGCAGATCAGCCAGTTCCGACCTTCCTCCACTTCCGACGCATGTTGAGTGGATTACGACGGACGCTGGGGGACGAGTGGGAAGTAGGTGGTTTACCAAGTCTGGCAGCCTTGGAAAGTGCGGCTGCGTCAGCGGTTGAACCCGTTGTCGAGATCGATGGCAGCCCCTGGGTGCGGGCCGAGTTCGAGCGGCCAGGCTCAGACACCACTTCACCTTCCAGTCGCTTCACGACCTGGCTGCGGCTGGTTCCGGTGCCGGGGCACACGCTGGGACTCTCGCTGGCGTGGTTTCTGCTCCAGATGATGCTGTTCGGACTGGGAGGCCTCGTCTTCTGGCGTCGTCCCGGCGACGCCTCGGCCACGATCTTCTTCGCTCTGTGCGTGGTAAGTGTCGTGGCTTTTATGGGCGGGCTGCACTGGACGAGCTTGATCGGCGCGCGGTGGCTGCTCTATCCGTTCGCCGGCAGTGCGCTGTTGCTGGCGCCGCTCACGCTGCATTTCTACCTGTTGTTCCCACGTCCGGCCCGCGCCCTACGATTGCATCCGCGTTGGACGTTGGCGGCGGTGTACACCGTGCCCTCGCTCGTCGCGGGCGTACTGCTCGGTTCGCTGATCTACACGGGCGTGGGCTACGACGTCGGCCTGCCAGTCGCCGACGTTCAAGCGGCCTTGTACTGGTTATCGGTGGCGATCTACTTTTCCGTGGTGCTGTCGATCGGCATTTTCCTGCTCGGCCACGCGGTGCTCGTGCGCAGTTATCTGCGCTGCCGCACGACCGCCGAACGGCGCCAGGTGCAGTGGATTCTCTCGGCCGCGGCGATCGCCGTGCTGCCGCTCGGCGTGTTGCTCTACATGCTGCTCGTGGACCGGGCGCAATTCGCCTACGGGCAGACGAGCCGCACGCTGATCTATCTGACGAGCCTGCTGTTTGCGGCGGCGTACGCCGTCAGCGTCACGCGGCACAAGCTGCTGTATGCCGGTCGGTTGCTGAATCGGGGGCTGCTCTATGTGACGATCAGCCTCGCCGCGACCGCCCTGTTCTGCCTGATGGTGGGCATCGCCACGGCGCTCGTGGGCAAGTATTACTTTCGCTGGGAAAATGCCCTCGCCGTGGGGCTGACGGCCATGCTGGTGGCGGTCGTGTTGGGGTTGATTCGCGATCGATTCCAACGCGCGCTCGATCGGCGTTTTCTGCGGGACAAGTACCAGCTCGACGGCGCCATGCGGCGCATGAGCCGTGCGGTCGATCGTCTCGTCGAGCCGCATCAACTGGCCGCGCAAATGCTGCAGTCGGCGCTCGAGGCGGTGGGTTGCGAGCGCGGCGCCGTCTACCTGCGTGGCAGCGGCGGCAAGTCGTTCGCCCTGGCGGCTCAGATCGGGGCCAGCCATTCGGCCGAGGAACTGCCCGCCGATAGTCCGCTGGCGACCGAGCTGCGCTATCGCGGCATGCTGAGCAGTCGCCTGGGGCTGGCCGTGCTTCCGTCCCCCGGTCAGCAGCAGTTGCGCGACCTGGATGGCGAACTGGCCTTCGTGCTCGAGCAGGATGGCACGGTGATTGGCGTGACGATTCTCGGCACGAAGGAAGATGGCGGCCCGTACACGCCAGAAGATCGCACCTTCCTGACGGCGCTCGCGCGCACGACGACGCTCGCGCTGCGCAGTGCCGAAGGACACCGCACGATCGAGGCGCTGCGCGAGCGCATGCAGGCCAAGCTCACGCAGATCGCCGAGCAGCAGCAGCGCATCTCGTTCCTGCAGGGAGAACTGCTGAGCCGCGCGCGGCACTCCGGTCGCCCGGCGAGTTTGGATGACACGACCGGGGGTGCTGCCCAGGAAGATCACGGCATTCGCGGCACCAGCCCCGTCGTGCGAGACATGCTGGCACAGGTGGCCAAGATCGCCCAGAGCCCGGCTAGCGTGTTGATCCGCGGCGAGAGTGGGACGGGCAAGGAATTGCTCGCGCGGGCGATTCATCAGGGAAGCCCGCGAGCCGCGGGGCCCTTCGTGGCCGTGCATTGTGCGGCACTCAGCTCGAGCCTGCTCGAAAGCGAGCTCTTCGGTCACGAGAAGGGGGCTTTCACCGGCGCCGATCGCCAGCGTCGCGGACGCTTCGAGATGGCCCATCGCGGCACGCTGTTTCTCGACGAGATCGGCGACGTCAATCTCGACACGCAAACCCGGCTGCTGCGCGTGCTGCAGGAACGCAGCTTCGAACGTGTGGGGGGGATGGAAACGATCACCACCGATGTGCGTTTGATCGCCGCGACGCATCAGGATCTCGAACAGTTGATCGCGCGTGGCCGCTTCCGCGAGGACTTGTACTACCGGCTGAACGTCATCAGTCTGCGCAGCCCCCCCTTGCGCGAACGGCGCGAAGACATCTTCGAACTGTCACTCCACTTTCTGCGCATCTATGCCGAGCGCGCCGGCAAGCACCTGGTGCGGTTCGACGAGGACGCCCTGGCGTTGCTGGCCGACTTCCCTTGGCCGGGCAATATTCGCCAGCTCGAAAATGCCATCGAGCGCGCCGTCGTGCTGGCCGAGGGAGAATCGATCACGCGCGACGACCTGCCCCCCGAATTGCTTCACCCGGTGGAAGTGCGCGAAGGACGCCGCCCGACGCGCCGGCAGCCGCAGTATGCGGCCCCCCGGCCGCTGCGCAGCGAGCGCCTGATCGATGAAGTCTTCGAACTCGAGCGCGCCCGCATTCTCGAGGCGCTCAACGCCTGCGACGGCAACAAGGCGCGGGCGGCCGAACGGCTGGGGATTCCTCGCAGCACGCTGTTCAGCAAGCTGCGCAAGTATGGGCTGACTTGACCCGCGTGGGGAACTGCCGCGTCTGTTGCTTACTGCGGCGCCGTGGGCTTCTCGAATTCTTCGCGCCGAGAGGCGTACTTGAGCATGAAATCCCCCTTCGGATCGAAGTAAATATCGGGCCGGTCCGTATCGGATCGCATGCGCGAGAACTGCCCCAGCGACATCTTCTGCGTGAAGGCCAGCCACTGCCGATCGGGGGCCAGGTTGAACAAGGCTCGATCTTCGGGACGGAAGGAGAGAAAGTTTCTCGACAGCGGCGCCGTATGCATCGTGGCCAGCGCAAAACAAACGGTGACCCAACCGATCCAAATGGCAAAAAAGACGCTGCCCGCCACGTCGACCGGCTTGAAGAAACGCACGCGGACGCGCGAGGCGAAATCGGTCGCCGTGCGCATGACGCCAAACGACACGCCGAAGATGCCCCACAGAGCGACGATATCCCAGTAGTACGAGCCGCCGGGAGCCTGCTTGTCCAGAAAGCTGGCCAGCGGTTCGAAGAAGTTCATGGCCAGCAGCGCAGCCGTCACCAGGTTGAAGAGCGTGAGGGCGTTGCTCCAGAGGCCTTCATTGAAGGTCGACGCGAAGACGCCAATGAAGAGCGCGAACAGCAATACCAGTAGGACAATGTACATGCTTATGGGTACTCCTCGCCGCGAGAGAATCTGGCGTGGCCGATCCTCGCGCGTCGCGTTGCCAGCTATTCCTTGAGTGCGCGCATCAATTCTTGTAACGACGTCACCCCTTTAACGACCAGCAGGATGCCATCTTCTTGCAGGGTGCGCATGCCCGCCTTGCGCGCCGCCACCCGCAGCGCGTCGAGCCGGGGCGTGGTGGCCAACGTCTGGCGCACGCCATCGTCGACGTTCAAGACCTCGAAGATCGCCGTCCGGCCGTAATAACCGATGCCGCCGCAATCGGGGCACACTTCCTCGGGCGTCTGGGGGGGACGGTAGAAGGCCTCGATCTTGCCCACGGGCAAGCGCAGTTGCTGCAAGACCTGCGGCGGCGGAGCGTAGGCCTCCTTGCACGTGTCGCACAGCTTGCGAATGAGGCGGCCGTTGACGACGCCGCTGACCGCGCCGATGAATTTCGCCGCGTTCGGCTTCATCGCCAGGATGCGCAACAACGCCTCGGCCGAATCCTTGGCCTTCACGCCGGTGATGATCAGCCGATTGCTCTCGAGCTGTTCGACCAGCAGGTTGATCGTCTCTGGATTGACCAGGTCGCGAACGATGATCACGTCGGGATACTGGCGAACCAGGCGCGGCAGCACGGTGTCGGGCGTTTCGCCCTCGGCCGCGTTGTAGGTCGTGACCGCGACGTTCTCGATCGTGCGTTCGGGTTGGGTCACCTCTTCGACCGCGACCCAACCGCGGGTAAAGCGATCGGACGAGTTCAAGGCCGCGTTCATCAGTGCGGTGAGCCCACCACGTGGCGGGGCGGAGAAGATGACAAACCCCTGCTGCGCCTTGAGCAGCTCGCCCACCTGTTCTTGCAGCTTGTCGCGCATGCCGGTGTCGGACAACTTCTTGATGCGTTGGCTGCCATCGTCGAAGCGGATCAACACGCGTTCGCCGGTCTGCGTTCCCTGGCTGAGGAAGTGCGCCGTGTATTTCACGTTGGCCCATTTCGCGCCGAAGGTGCCCTGCTGGCGGGCGCGCCGCTCGGCCGCGTTGAGCGAGGCGATCGTCTTCATGACGGCCAGCGCCGCGTCGGCTTCTTCGCGATTGCGGGCTTCGCCGTTGTGCCACACGCCGTCGATCTCGTAGCGCACGGCGGCGGCCTGCGCCGTGTAGTCGAGCATGAGCGACTCGCAGCGTCTGGTGAGGGCCTCGGCCAGGATCTCGCGCGCCGGCAAAAAGCCTTCGCTCTGCCGTGCCAAGAGCAGGTGGGCGGTGTTCTCGCGCTCGTCGGCCCCCCCCTGCCCCGTCAACTCGATGGGCGGACCGAGGTCTTTCCCCGCCTTGCGTTCGGCGTCGAGCTTGAAGCCGAGCGAGTTCAAACGCGTGAAGAGCACGAAGCGCAGGTGATCGCCCGTCATCACCTGCTCGTGCGGGGGGACGATGTTGTTGCGGTACAAGATGTACCAGCCGACCGGAATGCCGTAGGCCAGCAGCATCAGCGGAAATCCGACCCAAAAGAACGGAATCGTCCATAGCAGGATGAAGCTGGCGACGAACGGAAAGAAGACGATCGCGTTCCAGCGGTGATCCTTGAAGCGATGGATCTGCGCGTCGCGATTGATCCAATCGGCCGTGGCCACCCAGATGAGAAACAGGAGCCAGCAGACGATGAGCTTGAGCCAGCTCATGTAGAAGCCTGGCCCGCGCTCGAAGCCCGGAGAATCGGGCCACTTGGGGGTCTGCGCCAGCAGGACCTCGACCCGGAACGCCGAGACCGCCAGCCCCCCCACCACCGCTACAACGAATTGCCGCATTACAGAATCCCGGCCTGCGCCACGCTGATCCCTTTGAGCGCCATCTTCAGCGCTTCCACATTCGGCGCGACTTCGAAGGCCGTCGCGCGGTCGATCAGCTCGGCGTCCACGAGACCCTTCAAGCTCATCGTAAAGTCTTGCATTCCTTCGAGCGCGCACATGCGGATGGCGTCGGGGAGCTTTTCGTCGTGCTCTTCGAGCACCAGCTTGCGCAC comes from Pirellulales bacterium and encodes:
- a CDS encoding PilZ domain-containing protein encodes the protein MEAVEREQGQELGAILERFIGGQRSKLSDKRCAPRAAYPAPLAIAPYDGELYPQQEEFVPVYGRDLSRTGISFFATEMPASELVALRLGNAPLQQVVIAARVVRVSSGYFQRRRQLIVGCQFISRLHPQ
- a CDS encoding glycosyltransferase family 2 protein, coding for MFRLPAGFKLSVCMPVYNEAQTIREIVARVRSVPIPKEIILVDDGSTDGTREVLAEMIGQPDLVIRFHDENRGKGAALRTAIAESTGDVVLIQDADLEYDPREYPQLVEPILDGRADVVYGSRFIGSGSRIQSFRHRLINASLTLLSNVTTNLNLTDMETCYKVFRRDVLGDISIAQDRFGVEPELTAKIARRRCRIYEVPISYAPRGYAEGKKIGLRDFFNAVWCTIRYAIAD
- a CDS encoding acyl carrier protein; this translates as MLDSDLRAERCSICGGEGSSATEGSACAGCQELLVWCRQQLSELLEVPAAAITLEADLEHELGADSLDLVELVMEVEAYFDVQVPDEEALKQMRTLADAVRYIQTQTRRVPASAR
- a CDS encoding sigma 54-interacting transcriptional regulator, producing MRFRRRHVLYFATAFAVLYSLGVLYRVQTSYDVGVQCLIANDSELGPKVRRVELSGADYVGEQPRADDLLVGLADQPVPTFLHFRRMLSGLRRTLGDEWEVGGLPSLAALESAAASAVEPVVEIDGSPWVRAEFERPGSDTTSPSSRFTTWLRLVPVPGHTLGLSLAWFLLQMMLFGLGGLVFWRRPGDASATIFFALCVVSVVAFMGGLHWTSLIGARWLLYPFAGSALLLAPLTLHFYLLFPRPARALRLHPRWTLAAVYTVPSLVAGVLLGSLIYTGVGYDVGLPVADVQAALYWLSVAIYFSVVLSIGIFLLGHAVLVRSYLRCRTTAERRQVQWILSAAAIAVLPLGVLLYMLLVDRAQFAYGQTSRTLIYLTSLLFAAAYAVSVTRHKLLYAGRLLNRGLLYVTISLAATALFCLMVGIATALVGKYYFRWENALAVGLTAMLVAVVLGLIRDRFQRALDRRFLRDKYQLDGAMRRMSRAVDRLVEPHQLAAQMLQSALEAVGCERGAVYLRGSGGKSFALAAQIGASHSAEELPADSPLATELRYRGMLSSRLGLAVLPSPGQQQLRDLDGELAFVLEQDGTVIGVTILGTKEDGGPYTPEDRTFLTALARTTTLALRSAEGHRTIEALRERMQAKLTQIAEQQQRISFLQGELLSRARHSGRPASLDDTTGGAAQEDHGIRGTSPVVRDMLAQVAKIAQSPASVLIRGESGTGKELLARAIHQGSPRAAGPFVAVHCAALSSSLLESELFGHEKGAFTGADRQRRGRFEMAHRGTLFLDEIGDVNLDTQTRLLRVLQERSFERVGGMETITTDVRLIAATHQDLEQLIARGRFREDLYYRLNVISLRSPPLRERREDIFELSLHFLRIYAERAGKHLVRFDEDALALLADFPWPGNIRQLENAIERAVVLAEGESITRDDLPPELLHPVEVREGRRPTRRQPQYAAPRPLRSERLIDEVFELERARILEALNACDGNKARAAERLGIPRSTLFSKLRKYGLT
- the tadA gene encoding Flp pilus assembly complex ATPase component TadA, yielding MRQFVVAVVGGLAVSAFRVEVLLAQTPKWPDSPGFERGPGFYMSWLKLIVCWLLFLIWVATADWINRDAQIHRFKDHRWNAIVFFPFVASFILLWTIPFFWVGFPLMLLAYGIPVGWYILYRNNIVPPHEQVMTGDHLRFVLFTRLNSLGFKLDAERKAGKDLGPPIELTGQGGADERENTAHLLLARQSEGFLPAREILAEALTRRCESLMLDYTAQAAAVRYEIDGVWHNGEARNREEADAALAVMKTIASLNAAERRARQQGTFGAKWANVKYTAHFLSQGTQTGERVLIRFDDGSQRIKKLSDTGMRDKLQEQVGELLKAQQGFVIFSAPPRGGLTALMNAALNSSDRFTRGWVAVEEVTQPERTIENVAVTTYNAAEGETPDTVLPRLVRQYPDVIIVRDLVNPETINLLVEQLESNRLIITGVKAKDSAEALLRILAMKPNAAKFIGAVSGVVNGRLIRKLCDTCKEAYAPPPQVLQQLRLPVGKIEAFYRPPQTPEEVCPDCGGIGYYGRTAIFEVLNVDDGVRQTLATTPRLDALRVAARKAGMRTLQEDGILLVVKGVTSLQELMRALKE